In Deltaproteobacteria bacterium, the genomic window AAAATTGCAGAGCAAGGCAATTCTCTATCTTGACCCCGGATAGAAATTTTATTTCATCCAGGCATCCTTATTGTGATATATTAAGACCCAATCCAGTTTATTGGATTACAAGGATCCTGAACAAACGAGGGGGAATTTTAAAATGAAAAAAACTACGATCCCATGGGGATGCTGGCGGGGGAGCAAAAACCTCCCCTTAACTTTTCCTAATCGTTGGAAGGTCCACATGGCCTCCATGGCGGATGGGCCGGATTTGAGTCAGCCTGAAATCCGCAAGGCCTTCCAGAATCCCATCGGCCAGGAGACTATCCGCAGGTTAGCCGAAGGGAAAAAAACCGCAGTCATTGCCGTAGACGACCTGACCCGGCCCACCCAAGCCTACCGTTTCTTGCCCTTTATCCTGGAAGAGTTGAATCAAGGGGGCATCAAGGATGAAAACATCAAGATCGTCATGGCCATTGGGTGCCATCGTCCCTTAATGAAAATTGACCAGGAGAAAAAGCTGGGGAAGAAAATAGCCAATCGCTTTCCGGTTTATAACCATCACCCTTACGAGAACCTGGTCAACGTTGGCACCACCTCCAGAGGAACGCCAGTGCAGATCAACCGCTATTTTATAGAGGCGGAGGTCAAGATCGGTATCGGGTTTATCACCCCCCACCCCATTGCCGGCTTTGGCGGAGGGGGGAAAATCGTCATCCCGGGGTTAGGATCCATTGATACGATCGAAAAAAATCACACCCCTGCCTTCAGGGGCAAGATCGGGAGCACGGGCTTCTCCCAGGGATATGATCTGAACACTAACGAGCTTCGCTTAGATATAGAAGAGGGGGCCAGAATGGCCGGTTTGAACCTCATCGTCAATTCCGTGGGGACTTCCGATGGCAAGACCGCCGGGGTTTTTGTGGGAGATTTGGTTCAGGCTCATCGCGCGGCCGTGGAACTGGCCGGAAAGATATATTTGACCGAGGTCCCGCTGGATGCGGATATCGGCATCTTCAACGCCTTCCCCGAAGATACGGAATTAGTCCAGGCCCAGAAGGCTCTCAATGTGTGGACGGGCAATTTATCTCGCCGTTTAGTGCGCGCAGGGGGGAAGGTGGTCATTGCCACTGCCAGCTCCGACGGGCTTGGGTTCCATTCCATCGCTGACCGGGGCATGAGGCTTTATAACCGGGTGGGCCGCCGCCCGGCCATTGCCGGAATCTTCCAGGGGCGCAAGGTTATCGTTTTTTCACCCAATTGCTCGCGGGCCGACCTCCTGGAACGCTATCCTGAAAATGTAATCATCCGCAATACCTGGAAGGATGTCTTAGATGAATTGAAAGATGGCAGTGCGGGGCAGAGTGTATCTATCTTTCCCAACGGCTCCTTACAATTCGTCAATTAAAAACACCTAAATAGTTCTAATCCGGAAACCCCCTCTCCCCTTGCGGGAGAGGGTTGGGGGGGGATTAAAATTATCCTCTTTATTCTCTGTGTTCTCTGTGGTTTTTATGCTCTTTTGTTTTTTTAGTGGTTACCTCACCCTCCGGGCTTCACCGGCCCAGAACTTTTCCCGGAGTTCTCGTTTGAGAACTTTTCCATAAGCGTTCTTGGGTATGGCGTCGATGAACTCTACCGATTTCGGTTTTTTAAAACTGGCCAGATACTGCTTGCAAAAGTTGATAATTTCTTCTTCCGTAGCCTTTCGGCCTTCCCTCAGCGACACCATGGCCTTGATGGATTCGCCCCACTTTTCATCGGGAACTCCAATAACCGCCACCTCCAGAACGGCGGGGTGTTTGATGATCACATCCTCAATCTCCCGGGAGTAAATATTTTCTCCTCCACTGATGATCATATCCTTGGCTCGATCGAGGATGTAGACATACCCCTTCTCATCCAGGATCCCTAAATCTCCCGTGTACAGCCATCCGCCCCGTAAGGTTTCAGCGGTTGCTTCGGGGTTTTTCCAGTAGCCCTTCATGACCACTTCCCCCCGGACTACAATCTCCCCCATCTTTCCCGGCGGGAGGTCTCGGTCCATATCGTCAATAATCTTCACTTCCACATCCGTCCGGGGAATCCCCGCCGAGGTCAAACGCCTCATCTGTTCTTCTGTTCCTTCCAGCAGATGTTCTTCCTTCCGAAGGTAGGAGATGGTCATGGGGGCCTCGGCCTGTCCAAAAAGCTGAACGAAGATCTGGCCCATTCTTTTTACCGCAGCCTTAAGGTCTTCCACCAAGATAGGGGCCCCGCCATAATTGATACACCTCAGACTGCTTAAGTCATAACGGCCAATCTCCGGGGAGATGATCAGACGTTTGATCATCGCCGGGGCCATGAATATATTGGTAACTCTCCTCCTCTGGATAGTTTTAAAAACAATAGGGGGGTCAAAAGATTTCGAGGCCAGGATAACATTGGCCGCGCCCTTGGCTACGTTGGGAAGAGAATAGAGCCCGCTCCCATGGCTTAGGGGAGCGGCATGCAAAACCGCATCTTCCGGTCCCAAGGGGCACATGTCGGCGAAAAAATTCATGGTCATGACCATCAGGTTATGATGGGTCAGCATCGCCCCTTTCGGACGGCCCGTGGTTCCAGAGGTATAAAAAATCCAGGCCAGGTGGTCCCTCTCCACCTCTTCATCGGTAAAGTTGGTAGGTTGATCCTTGATTAAAGACTCGTAACGAATCATTCCCTCCAAAGGTTCAGTGATGCAGATGTAGTGCTTAACCCGGGGCATCTCGCCTTTGAGGGCATAGAGGGAATCCCGGAAATCTTCTCCCAGGATGACTGCCTCGGCCTCCGAGTTATCGATGATGAAACTGCACTCTTTGGGGTGGAGGCGGAAATTGACGGGAACCGATCCCAGCCCGGCCTTGAAGCAGGCAAAGAGAGCCTCGAGGAACTCGGGGCAGTTGTGCAGGAGGATGGCTACATTCGCCCCCTTCTGGATTCCCAAGCCCCGGAGCGCATTAGCCAACCGATTGATTCGTTCGTTGGCCTGCTGATAAGTCAACTCATAGTTACCGTAGGCTATGGCCAGCCTATCGGGAAAGGTGCGGGCCGTTTTGGTGAAAAGTGTCCCCACGTTCATAAACGTACCTTACTGGCTTGAAAAGCCGGCAAGCGAAGCTTATGCCCCACTTGCCGGTCTAAGCTGAAAAAGGGCTAAGGCTTGAAAGCTAAATAAGTTTTCTGCTCGGGCCCCTGGCCGCTATGAATAAATTCCGCTTTGAGGGGGGTCCCCACCTTGATCTCCTCCGGTTTTTTAGCATCCACGCCAGTAATGCGGGCCACGATCTTCGCGCTTTCCTCCAGCTCTACGACTCCCACGACGTAAGGATTATTTTTACTAAAGCCTTCTTTGGCCATGAACGGCGGGGCAACGATGATACTGGTAAAAGCAGCCAGTTTTCCTACGCCCCGGAACTGGATCCATTCCAATTCGCTTCCAAAACAGGATACGCATATGGGACGGGGAGGCAGGGCTAAAGCACCGCATTTTTGGCATTGGGAGCCCATGATCTTCTCTTCTTTCAGAAACTGCTCGTAGGAATTGTCATTGAAAGGTCGGTCGTACATGGGTTACCTCCTCTCCAAAATGTTAAAAGTGCAGGTGCCACCGGTGCCTCCCAGATTGTGGGCGCCCCCTACCCTCAAATTCCGGTTGGGAATCTGCCTCTTCCCTGCTTGGCCTCTCAACTGCAGCCACACCTCGTACAACTGAGCTACGCCAGTGGCGCCCACCGGGTGGCCTTTCGATTTCAGACCCCCCGAGGTATTGATTGGCTTCGGGCCTTCAAGTCTCGTCTGACCTTCAGCAGTAGCTTTATGCCCTTCTCCCGGCTTGAAAAAGCCGAGGTCTTCCAGATGAATGATCTCCGCGATGGAGAAACAGTCGTGGACCTCGGCAAATTGAATATCTTCGGGCCTAAGGCCGGACATTTCATAGGCCTCCTGGGCTGCGGCCCGGGTCGCCTCAAAGGAGGTTATGTTTTTGGTAGCATGCAAGCTATACCCACTTCCCTGCCCGATGCCGGCCACATAGATCGGCTCATCGGTAAACTTTCTGGCTATATCCTCAGCCACCAGAAGCAGGCAGGATGCCCCGTCGCTTATGGGACAGCAGTCGAAAAGGTGCATGGGCCAGGCAACGGGAGGATTCACAGAGGTATCCCGGAGGAAATCCTTCTCGTCTTTCCAGTCGGGCACGGCCTCCCCTTTTTTGCGGCATTTCTCAATCCTGGCGTTCATGAAGTCCCGAACGGTTAAGGGAAACTGGGCTTTCGGATTCAGAGGCGCATTGAGGTGGCTCTTGATGGTAACGTTAAAAAGAGTTTCCCGGTTAGTCCCGTATTTGGAAAAATAGGCTGTGGCAATCGTCCCAAAAACTCCGGGGAAGGTGAACCCCGTCGCCACTTCATAGGGACTGCCGGCAGTGCCCAAGCCTTCAGCCACTTCTTCGGTAGTACGTCTGGACATCTGTTCCAGGCCCCCTACCAATACGACGTCATAGAAGCCCGAGGCAATGGCGAATACTCCTTCCCGAAAAGCCAGAGCACTTGAGGCGCA contains:
- a CDS encoding long-chain fatty acid--CoA ligase, with amino-acid sequence MNVGTLFTKTARTFPDRLAIAYGNYELTYQQANERINRLANALRGLGIQKGANVAILLHNCPEFLEALFACFKAGLGSVPVNFRLHPKECSFIIDNSEAEAVILGEDFRDSLYALKGEMPRVKHYICITEPLEGMIRYESLIKDQPTNFTDEEVERDHLAWIFYTSGTTGRPKGAMLTHHNLMVMTMNFFADMCPLGPEDAVLHAAPLSHGSGLYSLPNVAKGAANVILASKSFDPPIVFKTIQRRRVTNIFMAPAMIKRLIISPEIGRYDLSSLRCINYGGAPILVEDLKAAVKRMGQIFVQLFGQAEAPMTISYLRKEEHLLEGTEEQMRRLTSAGIPRTDVEVKIIDDMDRDLPPGKMGEIVVRGEVVMKGYWKNPEATAETLRGGWLYTGDLGILDEKGYVYILDRAKDMIISGGENIYSREIEDVIIKHPAVLEVAVIGVPDEKWGESIKAMVSLREGRKATEEEIINFCKQYLASFKKPKSVEFIDAIPKNAYGKVLKRELREKFWAGEARRVR
- the larA gene encoding nickel-dependent lactate racemase; this encodes MKKTTIPWGCWRGSKNLPLTFPNRWKVHMASMADGPDLSQPEIRKAFQNPIGQETIRRLAEGKKTAVIAVDDLTRPTQAYRFLPFILEELNQGGIKDENIKIVMAIGCHRPLMKIDQEKKLGKKIANRFPVYNHHPYENLVNVGTTSRGTPVQINRYFIEAEVKIGIGFITPHPIAGFGGGGKIVIPGLGSIDTIEKNHTPAFRGKIGSTGFSQGYDLNTNELRLDIEEGARMAGLNLIVNSVGTSDGKTAGVFVGDLVQAHRAAVELAGKIYLTEVPLDADIGIFNAFPEDTELVQAQKALNVWTGNLSRRLVRAGGKVVIATASSDGLGFHSIADRGMRLYNRVGRRPAIAGIFQGRKVIVFSPNCSRADLLERYPENVIIRNTWKDVLDELKDGSAGQSVSIFPNGSLQFVN
- a CDS encoding Zn-ribbon domain-containing OB-fold protein, with the translated sequence MYDRPFNDNSYEQFLKEEKIMGSQCQKCGALALPPRPICVSCFGSELEWIQFRGVGKLAAFTSIIVAPPFMAKEGFSKNNPYVVGVVELEESAKIVARITGVDAKKPEEIKVGTPLKAEFIHSGQGPEQKTYLAFKP